One Paenibacillus crassostreae DNA segment encodes these proteins:
- a CDS encoding helix-turn-helix domain-containing protein: MDIGSAIRTIRKRKNMTIAQICEATGLSQGFMSQVETNKTSPSISTLESIANTLKIPLAYLLLQKEERMSIVRNNERRITKSGTDDLNVEHLSSTNHVRMMIVEFPPGASTGKVPHAHEGEEVHFVIKGKIYAEQGEDFAEFEEGDSFSWHACTPHLVKNIGDQPATVLITVYTETQRQEDLI; the protein is encoded by the coding sequence ATGGATATCGGCTCTGCAATACGAACAATTCGCAAGCGCAAAAATATGACCATCGCTCAAATATGTGAGGCTACTGGATTATCTCAAGGATTTATGAGTCAGGTTGAAACCAATAAAACTTCACCCTCGATATCCACTTTGGAAAGTATCGCGAATACTCTAAAAATCCCCTTGGCTTATTTACTATTACAAAAAGAAGAACGCATGAGTATCGTGCGAAATAACGAACGAAGAATAACAAAAAGCGGTACGGATGATTTAAATGTAGAACACTTAAGTTCAACTAACCATGTCAGAATGATGATTGTCGAATTCCCTCCTGGAGCTTCTACAGGTAAAGTTCCACATGCACATGAAGGAGAAGAAGTTCATTTTGTTATTAAAGGAAAGATCTACGCTGAGCAGGGAGAAGATTTCGCTGAATTTGAGGAGGGTGATTCCTTTAGTTGGCATGCTTGTACGCCCCATTTAGTGAAGAATATAGGGGATCAACCTGCAACAGTGCTTATCACCGTCTATACAGAGACACAACGACAAGAAGATTTAATCTGA
- the nrdF gene encoding class 1b ribonucleoside-diphosphate reductase subunit beta, which produces MKAVNWNRPDDDYTLTFWQQNIMQFWTDDEIPLSDDKMDWMVMTDQERTTYKQVLGGLTLLDTLQGGVGMPKVLEHVEGLQRKAVLGFMSMMEQIHAKSYSSIFTTLTSTEEIDEIFKWVENNEQLQFKANLIESWYKDIHTKQDLYRAMVASVFLESFLFYSGFFYPLYLAGQGKMTSSGEIIDLILRDESIHGLYVGTLAQEIYQEFPLEEQEQLQKEIFELLDTLYQNEVNYTDALYTPIGLQEEVKTYVRYNANKALMILGFETYFPEEPVNPIVFNGISTHTKQHDFFSKKGNGYVRAINIEPLSDDDFVFNI; this is translated from the coding sequence ATGAAGGCAGTTAACTGGAACCGACCGGATGATGATTATACGTTAACATTCTGGCAACAGAACATTATGCAGTTCTGGACGGATGATGAGATTCCATTATCTGATGATAAGATGGATTGGATGGTAATGACTGACCAAGAGAGAACGACTTATAAGCAAGTTCTTGGGGGGCTGACATTGCTGGACACCTTGCAAGGTGGTGTTGGCATGCCGAAGGTGTTGGAACATGTAGAAGGTTTGCAACGCAAAGCAGTGCTTGGTTTCATGTCAATGATGGAGCAGATTCATGCGAAGTCTTATAGTAGTATTTTTACAACATTGACTTCAACAGAAGAGATCGATGAGATCTTTAAATGGGTAGAGAATAATGAACAACTACAGTTCAAGGCTAATCTGATTGAATCATGGTACAAGGATATTCATACGAAGCAAGACTTATATAGAGCGATGGTGGCTTCGGTATTCCTCGAGAGCTTTTTATTCTATAGCGGTTTCTTCTATCCACTGTATCTGGCGGGTCAAGGTAAGATGACGAGTAGCGGAGAGATTATTGACCTTATCTTACGCGATGAGAGTATTCATGGCTTGTATGTGGGTACCTTGGCGCAGGAGATATATCAAGAGTTTCCGTTGGAAGAGCAAGAACAGCTACAGAAGGAAATCTTTGAGTTATTAGATACGCTATACCAGAATGAAGTGAATTATACGGATGCGTTGTATACGCCAATCGGTCTGCAGGAAGAAGTAAAAACGTATGTCCGTTATAATGCTAACAAGGCATTGATGATCCTTGGCTTCGAGACCTATTTTCCAGAAGAACCCGTTAACCCGATTGTATTTAATGGGATCAGTACACATACGAAGCAACATGACTTCTTCTCGAAAAAGGGGAATGGTTATGTGCGGGCGATCAATATTGAGCCACTGTCTGATGACGATTTCGTGTTTAATATATAA
- the nrdI gene encoding class Ib ribonucleoside-diphosphate reductase assembly flavoprotein NrdI, giving the protein MLIVYDSRTGNVKRFVNKLNMRAIPIEERNYVEEPFVLVTYTTGFGQVPEKVQSFLSRNKELLRGVSASGNRNWGTKFAMSADTISDMYGVPVITKFELSGTNLDKEQFVEGVRRIEAY; this is encoded by the coding sequence ATGCTAATAGTATACGATTCTAGAACCGGAAACGTAAAAAGATTCGTAAACAAGCTGAATATGCGTGCAATTCCGATTGAAGAGCGTAATTATGTGGAAGAGCCCTTTGTGCTTGTGACTTATACAACAGGCTTCGGACAAGTTCCAGAGAAGGTACAGTCCTTCCTCTCCCGCAACAAAGAGTTGCTCAGAGGGGTATCTGCAAGTGGTAATCGTAACTGGGGAACGAAGTTCGCTATGAGTGCGGATACGATATCTGATATGTACGGGGTTCCAGTCATTACGAAATTTGAGTTGTCAGGTACGAATTTAGATAAAGAACAATTTGTCGAAGGGGTGCGAAGAATTGAAGCATATTGA
- the udk gene encoding uridine kinase, with protein MLIIGIAGGTGSGKTTVARSVIDRLGSDKVTFISQDNYYKDHSHLTMSERESINYDHPLAFDNDLLIEHLHCLKKGNAAHAPVYDFTVHARSTTETVELKPNHIAILEGLHILSDENLRNQLDIKVFVDTDPDVRILRRVVRDIEERGRSIRSIHNQYLNTVKPMHEAFIEPSKKYADLIIPQGGHNEVGIQMLSILTEKYLTGDHK; from the coding sequence ATGCTTATAATCGGTATCGCCGGTGGCACTGGTTCTGGTAAAACGACAGTGGCACGCTCGGTCATTGACCGTCTTGGATCGGACAAAGTTACTTTTATATCGCAAGATAACTACTATAAAGACCATTCACATCTCACCATGAGTGAACGTGAATCGATCAATTATGATCATCCACTCGCTTTTGACAACGATCTACTCATTGAACATCTACATTGTCTGAAAAAGGGCAACGCTGCGCATGCTCCAGTATATGACTTCACGGTTCATGCTCGCTCTACTACGGAGACGGTCGAACTCAAACCGAACCATATCGCTATTCTAGAAGGGCTACATATCCTATCTGATGAGAACCTTCGGAATCAGCTCGACATTAAGGTATTCGTCGATACAGACCCCGATGTGCGTATCCTACGTCGTGTGGTTCGGGATATTGAGGAACGAGGCCGGTCGATTCGATCCATTCATAATCAATATTTGAATACCGTTAAGCCGATGCATGAAGCATTTATCGAACCCTCCAAGAAATACGCTGATCTCATCATCCCTCAAGGTGGGCATAATGAGGTCGGCATTCAGATGTTATCTATTCTGACAGAGAAATACTTGACGGGCGATCACAAGTAA
- a CDS encoding DoxX family protein, with the protein MKRITTVSTIMRVVLGILFLAHGVDKLQMGLGNVAAWFGSMGLPGFVAYGVAVLELVGGIMLIVGLFTRYVSAIFTIMLLGAIVTMKLSAGLLGNGQMAGYELDLTFMLVTIYLSAAEPTSLSIDQAILKKRKV; encoded by the coding sequence ATGAAGAGAATTACAACAGTATCAACAATAATGCGTGTTGTTTTGGGAATATTATTCCTAGCCCACGGAGTAGATAAATTGCAAATGGGTTTAGGTAATGTTGCAGCTTGGTTCGGATCTATGGGTCTACCTGGATTTGTGGCTTATGGGGTGGCTGTACTTGAACTTGTTGGAGGTATTATGCTTATTGTTGGTCTATTTACACGATATGTATCGGCAATATTTACAATCATGCTCCTAGGAGCTATCGTTACAATGAAACTTTCTGCTGGACTGCTTGGAAACGGTCAGATGGCGGGATACGAATTAGATCTGACCTTTATGTTAGTAACCATTTATTTAAGTGCTGCTGAACCTACGTCACTGTCTATCGATCAAGCTATTCTTAAGAAACGCAAGGTTTAA
- the nrdE gene encoding class 1b ribonucleoside-diphosphate reductase subunit alpha, translating to MKHIELNNELMQRGTDGFYQLDKDKEAVAAFMEELDEKTMKFGSLREKLDYLIENDYYDNMFEKYTYEQVESVFAITASSDFQFESYMAISKFYKDYAMKTNDKGMYLEQYPDRVAIVALHLGEGDYSKAIRIAEAMIEQCLQPATPTFLNAGKSRRGELVSCFLLEMDDSLNSINYVIGTCMQLSKIGGGVAVNLSKLRGRGEPIKGVEGAAKGVMPVLKLMEDSFSYADQMGQRKGSGAGYYNIFGWDVLEFLDSKKINADEKLRIKTLSIGLIIPNKFYELAAQNKSLVVFGPYSVHKAYGKHLDDLDMDEMYDELLANEEVTKKTVMSARDMLTKIASIQLESGYPYIVNKTNANKEHALKDIGTIKMSNLCTEIFQLMETSEINDYGVEDNIRRDISCNLASLNIVNVMERGKVKESVRVGIEALTTVSDLSKIDNAPGVRRANKELHSVGLGAMNLNGYLAKNKIAYESAEAREFASTFFMMMNYYSLEQSMEIARDRKITFLDFEKSEYAKGTYFAKYLETDYRPQSDCVKELFTGIEVPSPQDWAHLKEQVQKYGLYHAYRLAIAPTQSISYIQNATSSVMPIVEHIETRTYANSTTYYPMPFLSAETQWFYKSAYNIDQFRLIDMIADIQQHVDQGISTILHVNSSVSTRELSRFYIYAAQKGLKSLYYTRTNKLSIEECTSCAI from the coding sequence TTGAAGCATATTGAATTGAACAACGAATTAATGCAACGTGGGACGGATGGTTTTTACCAACTCGATAAAGATAAAGAAGCGGTTGCCGCTTTTATGGAAGAACTTGATGAGAAAACGATGAAGTTCGGCTCGTTACGTGAGAAGCTCGACTACCTGATTGAGAATGATTACTACGACAATATGTTCGAGAAGTACACTTATGAGCAAGTAGAGTCCGTGTTTGCAATCACAGCAAGCAGTGACTTTCAATTTGAATCCTATATGGCTATTTCGAAATTCTATAAAGACTATGCTATGAAGACAAACGATAAGGGCATGTACCTAGAGCAGTATCCAGATCGCGTCGCTATTGTTGCTCTACATTTAGGCGAGGGTGATTATAGCAAGGCTATACGGATTGCTGAGGCGATGATCGAACAATGTCTACAACCAGCTACACCTACGTTTCTGAACGCTGGTAAGAGCCGCCGTGGTGAATTAGTCTCTTGCTTCTTGCTTGAAATGGATGACTCACTTAACTCAATCAACTATGTTATTGGAACATGTATGCAATTGTCGAAAATTGGCGGTGGTGTAGCGGTAAACCTGTCGAAGTTACGCGGACGCGGTGAGCCGATCAAAGGGGTGGAAGGTGCTGCGAAGGGTGTTATGCCCGTCCTAAAGCTGATGGAAGACTCTTTCTCTTACGCTGATCAGATGGGACAACGTAAAGGCTCCGGAGCTGGTTACTATAATATTTTTGGTTGGGACGTTCTTGAGTTCCTTGATTCTAAAAAAATTAACGCGGATGAGAAGCTACGTATAAAGACGTTGTCGATCGGTCTGATCATCCCTAATAAATTCTATGAACTAGCTGCGCAGAACAAGTCATTGGTTGTCTTTGGACCTTATTCTGTTCACAAGGCTTACGGTAAGCATCTGGATGATCTGGATATGGACGAGATGTACGATGAACTACTAGCAAATGAGGAAGTTACGAAGAAAACGGTCATGAGTGCTCGTGATATGTTGACGAAAATTGCTTCTATCCAGTTAGAATCGGGCTATCCATACATTGTAAATAAGACGAATGCAAACAAAGAACATGCTTTGAAAGATATTGGAACTATTAAAATGTCTAACCTATGTACGGAGATCTTCCAGTTAATGGAGACTTCCGAAATTAATGATTACGGTGTAGAAGATAATATCCGTCGTGACATCAGTTGTAACTTAGCATCACTCAATATTGTGAATGTTATGGAGCGTGGGAAGGTCAAAGAATCAGTACGCGTCGGGATCGAAGCTCTTACAACGGTAAGTGACCTATCGAAGATTGATAATGCACCTGGTGTACGTCGTGCGAACAAGGAGCTTCATTCAGTAGGCTTGGGGGCAATGAACCTAAACGGCTATCTAGCGAAGAACAAAATAGCCTATGAAAGTGCAGAAGCAAGGGAGTTCGCAAGTACGTTCTTCATGATGATGAACTACTATTCGCTTGAGCAAAGTATGGAAATTGCGCGTGACCGTAAGATTACGTTCCTTGATTTCGAGAAATCTGAATATGCAAAAGGAACTTATTTCGCAAAATATCTTGAGACAGACTACAGACCACAATCTGATTGTGTGAAAGAGTTATTCACTGGTATAGAAGTTCCATCACCACAGGATTGGGCTCATCTGAAGGAACAGGTTCAGAAGTATGGCTTGTATCATGCTTATCGATTGGCTATTGCACCAACGCAGAGCATTTCATATATTCAGAATGCAACTTCTAGCGTTATGCCAATCGTTGAACATATTGAGACACGCACATATGCGAACTCGACAACCTATTATCCAATGCCATTCCTCAGTGCAGAGACACAATGGTTCTATAAATCAGCTTATAACATTGATCAATTCCGGTTGATTGATATGATTGCAGATATTCAGCAACATGTGGATCAAGGGATTTCAACGATTCTACATGTGAATAGTTCAGTATCTACTCGTGAGTTATCCCGTTTCTACATTTACGCAGCACAGAAAGGGCTTAAATCGTTGTACTATACACGGACGAATAAGTTATCAATCGAAGAATGTACAAGTTGCGCAATATAA